Proteins from one Podarcis raffonei isolate rPodRaf1 chromosome 1, rPodRaf1.pri, whole genome shotgun sequence genomic window:
- the ANKRD63 gene encoding ankyrin repeat domain-containing protein 63 — MSRAGYEQQAMLRPRDLGPGASTRTFLEAMSAGRLHLARFVLDAVDGTIVDCRADRGRTPLMHAVALKDPAWRVAFARLLLERRAAVDLRDDAGRSALSLACERGYLDVTKLLVQYGADPDAADSRGWNPLMYAAWQGRAPVVEWLLRSFRRLGLCLERADRAGRTALQLAASEGHGRCVRALRASGALILELPEPAAASPGDGPTAPRSPRGDGGAHRREQEDDDDEEQQQRGPDAAAAQHGSEAGRGGASLRGRPLIRRATAPDCQSLLGY, encoded by the coding sequence ATGAGCCGCGCGGGGTACGAGCAGCAAGCCATGCTGCGGCCGCGGGACCTGGGCCCGGGGGCGTCGACGCGCACTTTCCTGGAGGCCATGAGCGCGGGCCGCCTGCACCTGGCGCGCTTCGTGCTGGACGCCGTGGACGGCACCATCGTGGACTGCCGAGCCGACCGCGGGCGCACGCCGCTCATGCACGCCGTGGCGCTCAAGGACCCCGCGTGGCGAGTGGCCTTCGCCCGGCTGCTGCTGGAGCGCCGCGCCGCCGTCGACCTGCGCGACGACGCCGGGCGGAGCGCGCTGAGCCTGGCCTGCGAGCGGGGCTACCTGGACGTCACCAAGCTGCTGGTCCAGTACGGCGCCGACCCGGACGCGGCCGACTCGCGAGGCTGGAACCCGCTCATGTACGCCGCCTGGCAGGGCCGCGCGCCCGTCGTCGAGTGGCTGCTGCGCTCCTTCCGCCGCCTCGGCCTCTGCCTCGAGCGCGCCGACCGCGCTGGCCGCACCGCGCTGCAGCTGGCCGCCAGCGAGGGCCACGGGCGCTGCGTGCGGGCGCTGCGGGCCTCCGGAGCCTTGATCCTTGAGCTGCCCGAGCCGGCGGCGGCGTCCCCCGGCGACGGCCCGACGGCCCCTCGGTCGCCTCGCGGGGACGGCGGCGCCCACAGGCGGGAGCaggaggacgacgacgacgaggagcagcagcagcggggccCAGACGCCGCCGCAGCGCAGCATGGCTCCGAGGCGGGGAGAGGGGGCGCCTCGCTGCGAGGCCGCCCGCTGATCCGCAGGGCCACGGCGCCCGACTGCCAGAGCCTGCTCGGCTACTAG